The following proteins are encoded in a genomic region of Natrinema sp. DC36:
- a CDS encoding DNA-3-methyladenine glycosylase 2 family protein: MNEEAHAVLREDPVMAGLLDRHDPYAEPDWDEYERLCISIINQQLSTASAAAVRERVFDLLEGDVTPASVLAADEAALRDAGLSRNKVEYVQNAACAFRENDYTQTGLASYTDDEVVDLLTDIKGIGAWTARMYLLFVLERPDVLPLGDLAVRRGIEQLYGDGEELTRAEMREIAEPWRPYRSVATRYIWAEYESD, from the coding sequence ATGAACGAAGAGGCACACGCCGTCCTCCGCGAGGACCCCGTTATGGCGGGGCTCCTCGACCGGCACGACCCCTACGCCGAACCGGACTGGGACGAGTACGAGCGGCTCTGTATCTCGATCATCAACCAGCAGCTCTCCACCGCGAGCGCGGCGGCCGTCCGCGAGCGCGTGTTCGACCTCCTCGAGGGCGACGTGACGCCGGCGTCCGTCTTGGCCGCGGACGAGGCAGCTCTCCGGGATGCGGGGCTCTCCCGGAACAAGGTCGAGTACGTGCAAAACGCCGCCTGCGCCTTTCGAGAGAACGATTACACGCAAACTGGATTGGCCTCATACACTGACGACGAGGTCGTCGACCTCCTCACCGATATCAAGGGGATCGGCGCGTGGACCGCACGCATGTACCTCCTGTTCGTCCTCGAGCGTCCGGACGTGCTTCCCCTCGGTGACCTCGCCGTTCGCCGCGGGATCGAGCAGCTGTACGGCGACGGCGAGGAGCTGACCCGCGCGGAGATGCGCGAAATCGCCGAGCCGTGGCGGCCGTATCGGAGCGTCGCCACGCGGTACATCTGGGCCGAATACGAGTCGGATTGA
- a CDS encoding PAS domain-containing protein: MRSVPIVDRVTDAFFALDTGFRFTYLNERAETLLKRSREELIGRVMWDEFPQTVETQFPDGFHHAMDEQVPVSFEIYHTPLETWFEARAYPSETGLSVYMRDVSERKAQETTLAQHAAVVEAIRDAVVTLDRNREIVTANGATESVLGIDRSQLVGEHVETLTELAGIDDERAVEIGRAIADVDVGNAGRRQLELPYVGPDGTDRMGEFRFVPVEDNRATVAVVVRDVTDRHEYDRVVTSLHEVTRWLLESDDPEEICAIAVHSGSDLLDLPISGIWLLEQEQGYLEPVAGTAGAHDEFGGLPRFNPGEGLVWDVFEAGGVELFDDLETVDDIYNPDTPLRSEIIAPIGTHGVLMTGSLEPHRFDESDVDLISTLVENTRAALDRADRDRILRDRTAELERQTERLEAVADVLSNDLQRQLEAVADALEDDGADEWEYPLAEDTVETTLDRAERLVDDVREFARNATAIGTRTRLEVEPAIDDAVGESRLEADALVVDAPATLRADPDRFVHLLETAFDSAAARADGGVTIQIGLIGFENGGSRGFFVLDDAAEIPPNAHERVLDPTADDDTAVDSLGLALVRAIAEAHDWECTVTNGQNGGTRIEIRDITTLERRLE, from the coding sequence ATGCGATCCGTTCCGATCGTCGACCGAGTTACCGACGCCTTCTTCGCCCTCGATACCGGCTTCCGGTTCACCTATCTCAACGAGCGAGCCGAAACGCTGCTGAAACGCTCGCGCGAGGAGCTGATCGGTCGGGTCATGTGGGACGAGTTCCCCCAGACCGTCGAGACGCAGTTCCCGGACGGCTTCCACCACGCGATGGACGAGCAGGTGCCGGTCTCGTTCGAAATCTATCACACGCCCCTCGAGACGTGGTTCGAGGCCAGAGCCTACCCCTCCGAGACCGGCCTCTCGGTGTACATGCGGGATGTCAGCGAGCGGAAGGCCCAGGAGACGACGCTGGCCCAGCACGCCGCGGTCGTCGAGGCGATCCGGGACGCCGTCGTGACGCTCGATCGCAACCGCGAGATCGTCACCGCCAACGGCGCGACCGAGTCGGTCCTCGGCATCGACCGATCGCAACTCGTCGGCGAGCACGTCGAGACCCTGACCGAACTAGCGGGGATCGACGACGAACGCGCCGTCGAGATCGGCCGAGCGATCGCCGACGTTGACGTCGGCAACGCCGGCCGTCGCCAGCTGGAACTCCCCTACGTCGGACCGGACGGCACCGATCGAATGGGCGAGTTCCGGTTCGTCCCCGTCGAGGACAACAGGGCGACCGTCGCCGTCGTCGTCCGGGACGTTACCGACCGACACGAGTACGATCGCGTCGTCACGTCGTTGCACGAGGTCACCCGGTGGCTCCTCGAGTCCGACGACCCCGAGGAAATCTGCGCGATCGCCGTCCACTCCGGTAGCGACCTGCTCGATCTCCCCATCAGCGGCATCTGGCTGCTCGAGCAGGAGCAGGGCTACCTCGAGCCGGTCGCCGGCACCGCCGGCGCGCACGACGAGTTCGGTGGCCTCCCGCGGTTCAATCCCGGAGAGGGGCTCGTCTGGGACGTCTTCGAGGCCGGCGGCGTCGAACTGTTCGACGACCTCGAGACCGTCGACGACATCTACAACCCCGATACGCCGCTGCGCTCGGAGATTATCGCACCGATCGGGACCCACGGCGTGCTCATGACGGGCTCGCTCGAGCCCCACCGGTTCGACGAGAGCGACGTCGACCTCATCTCGACGCTGGTCGAAAACACGCGGGCCGCCCTCGATCGAGCCGACCGAGACCGGATCCTCAGAGACCGCACGGCCGAACTCGAGCGCCAGACCGAGCGCCTCGAAGCCGTCGCCGACGTGCTCTCGAACGACCTGCAGCGCCAGCTCGAGGCCGTCGCTGACGCGCTCGAGGACGACGGTGCCGACGAGTGGGAGTATCCCCTCGCGGAGGACACCGTCGAAACGACTCTCGACCGAGCCGAGCGTCTCGTCGACGACGTTCGGGAGTTCGCCCGCAACGCCACGGCCATCGGCACCCGTACCCGGCTCGAGGTCGAGCCGGCGATCGACGACGCCGTCGGGGAGTCTCGCCTCGAAGCGGACGCGCTCGTCGTCGACGCCCCGGCCACGCTCCGGGCGGACCCCGATCGGTTCGTCCACCTGCTCGAGACGGCGTTCGACAGCGCCGCCGCGCGGGCAGACGGCGGCGTGACGATCCAGATCGGGCTGATCGGCTTCGAGAACGGCGGCAGTCGCGGCTTCTTCGTGCTCGACGACGCCGCGGAGATCCCGCCGAACGCACACGAACGCGTCCTCGATCCGACCGCCGACGACGACACCGCAGTCGACAGCCTCGGCCTCGCGCTCGTTCGGGCCATCGCCGAAGCCCACGACTGGGAGTGTACCGTCACCAACGGCCAGAACGGCGGCACGCGGATCGAAATCCGAGACATCACGACGCTCGAACGACGACTCGAGTAA
- a CDS encoding flippase, producing MNREDHIVSGFKTTLAARAVYMLSSALLMFVLARYLLEPDGYGALYWAIGVLAIIQLFADLGLSRSVARYISEYREADPGQIPYLLRSTVTVKLVLIAFVSYALLLFHEQIAVALGAPDATPFLAAGVLYLGVFSFSAFARVALQGFNHLGYSALIQAISGAARLVFVVAFVLAGFGALGAFFGYIVGYAIAAVIGMGILYYGFYVRYDAADEYEDGLSRRLLEYSVPLTATQSANVIDKQIDIVLVGAFINPAAVAFYTLAKQITEFVLAPAASLGFTISPNFGEQKAAGELEEARRIYETSLTNILLLYIPAAAGLTIVAGPLLTMVFGADYAGAIPVLQVLAGFVVLQAITNLTSDSLDYLGRARARAVAKGATALANLGLNIALIPVIGVVGAAIATVATHSVYVAVNLYIVHTELGLHVGRIARTTGLICVITGVMAGAVLLVTPLVSNLLMLFGAIALGAVTWAVLAVLSGLVDPGQVRSVIG from the coding sequence ATGAATAGGGAAGACCACATCGTCAGCGGCTTCAAGACAACGCTCGCCGCGCGCGCCGTCTACATGCTCTCGAGCGCGCTGTTGATGTTCGTCCTGGCGCGGTACCTGCTCGAGCCGGACGGCTACGGCGCGCTCTACTGGGCGATCGGCGTGTTGGCGATCATCCAACTGTTCGCGGACCTCGGCCTCAGCCGATCCGTCGCGCGGTATATCTCCGAGTACCGCGAGGCGGATCCGGGCCAGATCCCGTACCTGCTCAGGTCCACGGTCACGGTGAAGCTCGTTCTGATCGCGTTCGTCTCCTACGCCCTGTTGCTGTTTCACGAGCAGATCGCGGTCGCGCTCGGCGCACCGGACGCGACCCCGTTTCTCGCCGCGGGCGTGCTCTATCTCGGCGTCTTTTCTTTTAGCGCGTTCGCGCGGGTGGCGTTACAGGGCTTCAACCACCTCGGCTACAGCGCGCTCATTCAGGCGATCAGCGGCGCTGCCCGACTCGTCTTCGTCGTCGCGTTCGTCCTCGCCGGGTTCGGTGCGCTCGGCGCGTTCTTCGGGTACATCGTCGGCTACGCCATCGCCGCCGTCATCGGGATGGGAATCCTCTACTACGGATTCTACGTCCGATACGACGCCGCGGACGAATACGAGGACGGCCTCTCGCGCCGCCTTCTCGAGTACAGCGTTCCCCTGACGGCGACCCAGAGCGCGAACGTCATCGACAAACAGATCGACATCGTGCTGGTCGGGGCCTTCATCAATCCGGCCGCGGTCGCGTTTTACACCCTCGCGAAGCAGATCACCGAGTTCGTTCTCGCGCCGGCTGCGTCGCTCGGCTTCACCATCTCGCCGAACTTCGGCGAACAGAAGGCGGCCGGCGAACTCGAGGAAGCCAGACGGATCTACGAGACCTCGCTGACCAACATCCTATTGCTCTACATTCCGGCAGCGGCCGGCCTCACGATCGTCGCGGGACCGCTCTTGACGATGGTGTTCGGGGCCGATTACGCTGGCGCGATTCCCGTCCTGCAGGTGCTCGCCGGATTCGTCGTGCTACAGGCGATCACGAACCTGACCAGCGATAGCCTGGACTATCTGGGTCGCGCTCGCGCTCGAGCGGTCGCGAAGGGCGCGACGGCGCTGGCCAATCTCGGACTGAACATCGCGTTGATTCCGGTGATCGGCGTCGTGGGGGCGGCGATCGCGACGGTGGCGACCCACTCGGTGTACGTCGCAGTCAACCTCTACATCGTCCACACCGAACTCGGCCTGCACGTGGGACGGATCGCGCGGACGACGGGGCTGATCTGTGTGATTACGGGCGTTATGGCGGGCGCCGTCTTGCTCGTGACGCCGCTGGTCTCGAATCTGCTCATGCTGTTCGGGGCGATCGCTCTCGGTGCCGTCACCTGGGCCGTGCTGGCGGTGCTAAGCGGGCTGGTCGATCCAGGACAGGTTCGGTCGGTAATCGGGTGA
- the katG gene encoding catalase/peroxidase HPI — MSGRQQNHEWWPDKLNLDILDDNAGDLSPMDEDFDYAEEFQQLDLEEVKADIEELMTTSQDWWPADYGHYGPLFIRMAWHSAGTYRTTDGRGGATGGTQRFAPLNSWPDNVNLDKARRLLEPVKRKYGRKLSWADLIVLTGNVALESMGFETFGFAGGREDDFKSDEAVYWGPETEWEGSERFSDDGELEEPLGATVMGLIYVNPEGPDGEPDPLGSADRIREAFGRMAMNDEETAALIAGGHTFGKSHGARDTDDMGPEPEAAPIEDQSLGWTKSGKGPDTVTSGIEGAWNSTPTMWDTSFLDTLLDNEWELTESPAGANQWEPVDASSKQTVPDAHDSSKKHAPMMMTTDLALKRDPEFREIIERFRENPHEFQEAFAKAWYKLIHRDMGPPSRFLGPEVPDEEMLWQDPIPDADYDLIGEAEIAELKEAILDSELSRSQLVKTAWASASTYRKSDKRGGANGARIRLEPQKNWEVNEPEQLATVLETLEGIQEEFNGSRSDDVRVSLADLIVLGGNAAIEQAAADAGYDVTVPFEPGRTDASQEQTDVESFEALKPKADGFRNYYEGEHDQPPEDLLVDRSDLLNLTASEMTVLVGGMRALGATYPDSDLGILTDRPGTLTNDFFETLLDMDLEWEKSSESEDVYELRNRETDELEGTASRVDLVFGSNSRLRAISEVYGSDDAEEKFVRDFVDTWSKVMKLDRFDLE, encoded by the coding sequence ATGAGCGGACGGCAGCAGAATCACGAGTGGTGGCCGGACAAACTGAATCTGGATATCCTCGACGACAACGCCGGCGATCTCAGTCCGATGGACGAGGACTTCGACTACGCCGAGGAGTTCCAGCAACTCGACCTCGAGGAGGTAAAGGCCGACATCGAGGAGCTGATGACGACGTCCCAGGACTGGTGGCCAGCTGACTACGGCCACTACGGGCCGCTGTTCATCCGGATGGCCTGGCACAGCGCCGGCACGTACCGTACCACGGACGGTCGGGGCGGTGCGACGGGCGGGACGCAGCGCTTTGCGCCCCTCAACAGTTGGCCCGATAACGTGAACCTCGACAAGGCGCGCCGGCTGCTGGAGCCGGTCAAGCGGAAGTACGGTCGCAAGCTCTCGTGGGCCGACCTGATCGTCCTGACCGGGAACGTCGCCCTCGAGTCGATGGGCTTCGAGACGTTCGGCTTCGCCGGCGGTCGCGAAGACGACTTCAAGTCCGACGAGGCGGTCTATTGGGGGCCCGAGACCGAGTGGGAGGGCTCCGAGCGCTTCAGCGATGACGGTGAACTCGAGGAGCCACTCGGCGCCACCGTGATGGGGCTGATCTACGTAAACCCCGAGGGCCCGGACGGCGAGCCGGACCCGCTCGGGTCGGCCGATCGGATTCGAGAAGCGTTCGGTCGCATGGCGATGAACGACGAGGAGACGGCCGCGCTCATCGCCGGCGGGCACACGTTCGGCAAGTCCCACGGCGCGCGCGACACCGACGACATGGGCCCCGAGCCCGAGGCGGCTCCAATCGAGGACCAGAGCCTCGGCTGGACCAAGTCCGGTAAGGGCCCCGACACGGTCACCAGCGGCATCGAGGGCGCCTGGAACAGCACGCCCACCATGTGGGACACCTCCTTCCTCGACACGCTGCTCGACAACGAGTGGGAGTTGACGGAGAGCCCCGCCGGCGCCAACCAGTGGGAGCCGGTCGACGCGTCGTCGAAGCAGACCGTGCCGGACGCCCACGACTCCTCGAAGAAGCACGCGCCGATGATGATGACGACGGACCTCGCCCTCAAACGGGATCCGGAGTTCCGAGAGATCATCGAGCGCTTCCGCGAGAACCCTCACGAGTTCCAGGAGGCCTTCGCGAAGGCGTGGTACAAGCTGATCCACCGCGACATGGGCCCGCCGTCCCGGTTCCTCGGCCCGGAGGTTCCGGACGAGGAGATGCTGTGGCAGGATCCGATCCCCGACGCCGACTACGACCTGATCGGCGAAGCGGAAATCGCGGAACTCAAAGAAGCGATTCTCGATTCGGAGCTGTCCCGCTCCCAGTTGGTCAAGACCGCCTGGGCGTCCGCGTCGACCTACCGCAAAAGCGACAAGCGCGGCGGCGCGAACGGCGCTCGCATCCGTCTCGAACCGCAGAAGAACTGGGAGGTCAACGAGCCCGAGCAGCTCGCGACCGTCCTGGAGACGCTCGAGGGGATCCAGGAAGAGTTCAACGGCTCGCGATCCGACGACGTGCGGGTCTCGCTCGCCGACCTCATCGTGCTGGGCGGCAACGCGGCCATCGAGCAGGCCGCGGCCGACGCCGGCTACGACGTGACGGTCCCGTTCGAACCGGGACGGACGGACGCCTCACAGGAACAGACGGACGTCGAGTCCTTCGAGGCGCTCAAACCGAAAGCCGACGGGTTCCGTAATTACTACGAGGGCGAACACGACCAACCGCCCGAGGACTTGCTGGTCGACAGGTCGGACCTGCTGAACCTGACGGCGTCCGAAATGACCGTGCTGGTCGGCGGTATGCGCGCGCTGGGCGCGACCTACCCGGACTCGGATCTGGGCATCCTCACCGACCGGCCGGGGACGCTGACCAACGACTTCTTCGAGACCCTGCTCGACATGGACCTCGAGTGGGAGAAGTCCTCGGAGTCCGAAGACGTCTACGAGCTGCGCAACCGCGAAACGGACGAACTCGAGGGGACGGCGTCCCGCGTGGACCTCGTCTTCGGCTCGAACTCCCGGCTGCGAGCCATCTCGGAAGTCTACGGAAGCGACGACGCGGAAGAGAAGTTCGTACGCGACTTCGTGGACACGTGGAGCAAGGTCATGAAGCTGGACCGCTTCGACCTCGAGTGA
- a CDS encoding RimK family alpha-L-glutamate ligase, translating into MAVADPVTVGVLSLHTSKETKAILNAVEDLGHDTEWLRTENTSVSVTDGSPTLEPAVDVIANRVLLSNTEQPAEELGLVNAFSQLLPTLNEPMAVMTAIHKLSTATALASNDVRTPDVTLALSGEQLNAARDRYGEEAVYKTAIGTHGGGTWKVGPDDPINAKVGNRYAFLQELVDQEDVRHRDLRVYVVGGEVVAAMYRYAPDNDWRTNVALGGSVEDATDDLPDEAREMAQRASDIVGLDYAGVDLVEGDEGWFVLEVNPTAGFKGLYEATQVSPAPYIAKLAIERAGGEVDDDRVRDLSHVLDDSRPAAQPPDVRGQDTEPAVIGYTEEVILSGTSGSKTVLAKSDTGATRTSIDTSLAADIGAGPIKSITRIRSGSSKQSKSRPVVDVVVGVGGNQHTVTASVEDRSHMDYPVLLGRDILGNYQVDVSRRIDADASDTPEEEE; encoded by the coding sequence ATGGCTGTTGCCGATCCCGTGACCGTCGGGGTACTGAGTCTCCATACGAGCAAGGAAACCAAGGCGATTCTCAACGCCGTCGAGGATCTCGGACACGACACCGAGTGGCTTCGCACCGAGAACACGTCGGTTAGCGTCACCGATGGGAGTCCCACCCTCGAGCCGGCGGTGGACGTCATCGCGAACAGGGTGCTCCTGTCGAACACCGAACAGCCCGCCGAGGAACTCGGGCTGGTAAACGCCTTCTCTCAGCTGCTTCCGACACTCAACGAACCGATGGCGGTGATGACGGCGATCCACAAGCTCTCGACGGCGACCGCGCTCGCGTCGAACGACGTGCGGACGCCGGACGTGACGCTCGCGTTGAGCGGCGAGCAGTTGAACGCTGCGCGGGACCGCTACGGCGAGGAGGCCGTCTACAAGACCGCCATCGGCACCCACGGCGGTGGGACGTGGAAGGTCGGCCCCGACGACCCGATCAACGCCAAGGTCGGTAACCGGTACGCCTTCCTGCAGGAACTCGTCGATCAGGAGGACGTTCGCCACCGCGACCTTCGCGTCTACGTCGTCGGCGGCGAGGTCGTGGCCGCGATGTATCGCTACGCGCCGGACAACGACTGGCGAACCAACGTCGCGCTCGGCGGATCGGTCGAGGACGCGACCGACGACCTCCCCGACGAAGCCCGCGAAATGGCCCAGCGAGCGTCGGATATCGTCGGCCTCGACTACGCCGGCGTCGACCTCGTCGAGGGCGACGAGGGCTGGTTCGTCCTCGAGGTTAACCCGACGGCGGGATTCAAGGGTCTCTACGAGGCGACGCAGGTCAGCCCGGCGCCCTACATCGCGAAACTGGCGATCGAGCGCGCCGGCGGCGAGGTTGACGACGATCGGGTTCGAGACCTCTCGCACGTCCTCGACGATTCCCGACCGGCGGCCCAGCCCCCGGATGTGCGGGGACAGGATACGGAACCCGCGGTGATCGGCTACACGGAGGAAGTCATTCTCTCGGGGACCAGCGGGTCGAAGACGGTTCTCGCGAAGTCCGACACCGGTGCCACGCGGACGAGCATCGACACCAGTCTCGCCGCCGACATCGGGGCCGGCCCGATCAAGTCCATCACCCGCATTCGATCCGGTAGCAGCAAACAGTCCAAGAGCCGCCCCGTCGTCGACGTCGTCGTCGGGGTCGGCGGCAACCAACACACCGTCACGGCCAGCGTCGAGGACCGAAGCCACATGGATTACCCCGTCTTGCTCGGACGAGATATCCTCGGAAACTATCAGGTCGACGTGAGCCGCCGGATCGACGCCGACGCATCTGATACGCCCGAAGAGGAAGAGTAA
- a CDS encoding helix-turn-helix domain-containing protein yields MREFVFALEYEPGCNGVADALADHPDARVRSLSLHATDDRLWRVDHATGTPDALEDIEDAFLTSDYYADCLATDDCGATQTTQVLDRTDDTLVLYSDWERTPECASVPHIARDHFGDGVLFETRHEGRHYTWRIVHSGEGDTAAFFDVLEAALGDRARMEMLRAATTDTDAPTGDANGLAPEQEAALRAAVEHGYYESPREIDAGDLADHLDIPRSTLTYRLRRAEEHLAKHHVASEQLVDGPSTPL; encoded by the coding sequence ATGAGAGAGTTCGTCTTCGCCCTCGAGTACGAACCCGGCTGCAACGGGGTGGCGGACGCGCTCGCCGACCACCCCGACGCCCGGGTCCGTTCGCTGTCGCTGCACGCCACCGACGACCGCCTCTGGCGGGTCGACCACGCCACCGGCACGCCGGACGCGCTCGAGGACATCGAGGACGCCTTCCTCACCAGCGACTACTACGCGGACTGCCTCGCGACCGACGACTGCGGTGCGACCCAGACCACGCAGGTGCTCGACCGCACCGACGACACGCTCGTCCTCTACTCCGACTGGGAGCGCACCCCGGAGTGCGCGTCCGTTCCGCACATCGCGCGCGACCACTTCGGGGACGGTGTGCTGTTCGAGACCCGCCACGAGGGACGCCATTACACCTGGCGGATCGTCCACTCCGGCGAGGGCGACACGGCGGCGTTCTTCGATGTTCTCGAGGCCGCGCTCGGTGACCGCGCCCGGATGGAAATGCTTCGAGCGGCAACGACGGATACCGATGCGCCGACGGGCGACGCGAACGGCCTCGCCCCCGAGCAGGAGGCCGCGCTCCGAGCCGCCGTGGAACACGGCTACTACGAATCGCCTCGCGAAATCGACGCCGGCGACCTCGCGGACCACCTCGACATTCCGCGGTCGACGCTTACCTATCGGCTTCGCCGGGCCGAAGAACACCTGGCCAAGCACCACGTCGCGAGCGAGCAACTGGTCGACGGGCCGTCGACACCGCTCTAG
- a CDS encoding CopG family transcriptional regulator — protein MRTSFNIPDEVIEEFDRVWQEQDIENRSRAVREAMQEYIESHSRLGETSGEVVALVAFDYRHHEVIRELHAVQHGYQDVILNTSHTHQGEWCLESLFCRGPAEQVRNLTYRLRDFDGVNRVKVMVIRDGEE, from the coding sequence ATGCGAACGAGTTTCAATATTCCAGACGAAGTAATCGAAGAGTTCGACCGAGTCTGGCAAGAGCAGGACATCGAAAACAGGTCGCGAGCGGTCCGAGAAGCGATGCAGGAGTATATCGAGTCTCACTCCCGCCTCGGAGAGACGAGCGGGGAGGTCGTCGCGCTCGTCGCGTTCGATTATCGCCACCACGAGGTGATACGGGAACTCCACGCAGTCCAACACGGATACCAAGACGTTATCCTCAACACGAGTCATACGCACCAAGGGGAGTGGTGCCTCGAATCGCTGTTTTGTCGGGGACCAGCCGAGCAGGTACGTAACCTCACCTACCGACTCCGCGACTTTGACGGCGTCAATCGGGTCAAGGTGATGGTCATCCGGGACGGCGAGGAGTGA
- a CDS encoding cation-translocating P-type ATPase: protein MSDESNATRGTEGGGQRRELTARLAVPEMDCPSCAGKVDKSLGRVDGVVNADLNPTTGTATVTYDPDRTSEADVVDAINGAGYEVTGGTDDDDAATESASSADGVDVAPPSEVWTSPRAKKTWLGAVFVALGLGFEFLLTGGNVAVASVLEYPLHVADLLFLGAVAVSGVPVVRSGYYSAKNRSLDIDLLMGTAIIAATGIGYFVEAATLAVLFSIAELLEDYAMDRARDSLRELMELSPDEATVLRDGEEVIVDADDVAVGETVVVRPGDKIPLDGTVVEGESAVDESPITGESVPVDKSVGDEVYAGAITEEGYLEVEVTSSAGDSTLSRIIELVQGAQAEQTETEQFVDRFAGYYTPVVVVLAILTAVVPPLVITNPVTAGVAGYELVFAGDWGTWFVRGLTLLVIACPCAFVISTPVSVVSGITSAAKNGVLIKGGNHLEAMGEVDAVALDKTGTLTKGELAVTDVVPVGDTDEATLLRHAAGLERRSEHPIAAAILARADEAGATDLPEPTGFESLTGKGIRGEIGGETYYAGKPALFEELGFDLSRERSATDGGVVSTDTVESGSGSFDGETLAALEREGKTVVLVGTETGLLGAIAIADEVRPASGRAVERLRELGVERVVMLTGDNEGTARAIAEQVGVDDYRAELLPDEKVAAVEALQATSGDVAMVGDGINDAPALATAEVGIAMGAVGTDTALETADIALMGDDIGKLPYLYELSHTANGVIRQNVWASLGVKALLALGVPLGLVSVALAVVVGDMGMSLGVTGNAMRLANVEPETHPDLE, encoded by the coding sequence ATGAGTGATGAATCGAACGCGACGAGGGGAACGGAGGGGGGCGGCCAGCGACGGGAATTGACCGCTCGACTCGCCGTCCCCGAGATGGACTGTCCGTCCTGTGCGGGGAAGGTTGACAAGAGTCTCGGGCGCGTCGACGGGGTCGTCAACGCCGACCTCAATCCGACCACCGGGACGGCCACGGTCACGTACGATCCCGATCGAACCAGCGAGGCTGACGTGGTCGACGCGATCAACGGTGCCGGCTACGAGGTCACCGGGGGAACGGACGACGACGATGCGGCGACCGAGTCGGCCTCGAGCGCCGACGGTGTCGACGTCGCACCGCCGTCGGAGGTCTGGACGAGCCCCCGCGCGAAGAAAACGTGGCTCGGCGCAGTGTTCGTCGCCCTCGGGCTGGGCTTCGAGTTCCTCCTGACGGGCGGGAACGTCGCGGTTGCGAGCGTCCTCGAGTATCCGCTTCACGTCGCAGATCTCCTCTTCCTCGGTGCGGTCGCCGTCAGCGGCGTCCCCGTCGTCCGGAGCGGCTACTACTCCGCGAAAAATCGGAGCCTCGACATCGACCTACTGATGGGGACGGCGATCATCGCCGCGACCGGCATCGGTTACTTCGTCGAGGCCGCGACGCTGGCCGTTCTCTTTAGCATCGCCGAGTTGCTCGAGGATTACGCGATGGACCGGGCGCGGGACTCCCTGCGCGAGTTGATGGAGCTCTCGCCGGACGAGGCGACCGTTCTGCGCGACGGCGAGGAGGTGATCGTCGACGCGGACGACGTGGCGGTCGGCGAGACCGTCGTCGTTCGGCCCGGCGACAAGATCCCGCTCGACGGGACGGTCGTCGAGGGCGAGAGCGCGGTCGACGAGTCGCCGATCACCGGCGAGAGCGTCCCCGTCGACAAGTCAGTCGGGGACGAGGTGTACGCCGGCGCCATCACCGAGGAGGGCTACCTCGAGGTCGAAGTCACTTCATCGGCGGGCGATTCGACGCTCTCGCGGATCATCGAGCTGGTGCAGGGTGCACAGGCCGAGCAGACCGAGACCGAGCAGTTCGTCGATCGGTTCGCGGGCTACTACACGCCCGTCGTGGTCGTGCTGGCGATCCTGACCGCCGTCGTCCCCCCGCTCGTTATCACCAATCCCGTCACCGCAGGTGTCGCCGGCTACGAGCTCGTGTTCGCCGGCGACTGGGGGACGTGGTTCGTTCGCGGTCTCACGTTACTGGTGATCGCCTGTCCCTGCGCGTTCGTCATCTCGACGCCCGTCTCGGTGGTCTCGGGTATCACCAGCGCCGCGAAGAACGGCGTCCTGATCAAGGGCGGCAACCACCTCGAGGCGATGGGCGAGGTCGATGCCGTTGCCCTCGACAAGACCGGCACGCTCACGAAAGGCGAACTCGCCGTCACCGATGTCGTTCCGGTCGGCGACACCGACGAGGCGACGCTCCTCCGTCACGCCGCCGGACTGGAGCGACGAAGCGAGCATCCCATCGCCGCGGCAATCCTCGCCCGGGCCGACGAGGCGGGCGCGACCGATCTGCCCGAACCGACGGGGTTCGAGAGCTTGACCGGCAAGGGAATTCGCGGCGAGATCGGCGGCGAGACGTACTACGCGGGCAAGCCCGCGCTGTTCGAAGAGCTGGGGTTCGACCTCTCGCGGGAACGGAGTGCGACCGACGGTGGTGTCGTATCCACTGACACAGTCGAATCCGGCAGCGGGTCGTTCGACGGAGAGACGCTCGCCGCGCTCGAGCGCGAGGGCAAGACCGTCGTCCTCGTCGGGACGGAGACGGGGCTGTTGGGGGCGATCGCGATCGCCGACGAGGTGCGCCCCGCCTCGGGGCGGGCGGTCGAGCGCCTGCGGGAACTCGGCGTGGAGCGCGTCGTGATGCTGACCGGCGACAACGAGGGGACTGCGCGGGCGATCGCCGAGCAGGTCGGCGTCGACGACTACCGCGCCGAACTTCTGCCCGACGAGAAGGTCGCCGCCGTCGAAGCGTTGCAGGCGACGTCCGGCGACGTGGCGATGGTCGGCGACGGGATCAACGACGCGCCCGCGCTGGCGACCGCCGAGGTCGGCATCGCGATGGGTGCAGTGGGCACCGACACCGCCCTCGAGACGGCGGACATCGCGTTGATGGGTGACGACATCGGAAAGCTGCCGTACCTGTACGAACTGTCCCACACGGCCAACGGCGTCATCCGACAGAACGTCTGGGCGAGCCTCGGCGTGAAGGCCCTGCTCGCGCTCGGCGTACCGCTCGGGCTGGTGAGCGTCGCGCTGGCGGTCGTCGTCGGCGACATGGGCATGAGCCTCGGCGTGACCGGCAACGCGATGCGACTCGCGAACGTCGAACCCGAGACGCACCCGGACCTCGAGTGA